From the Anoplopoma fimbria isolate UVic2021 breed Golden Eagle Sablefish chromosome 14, Afim_UVic_2022, whole genome shotgun sequence genome, one window contains:
- the LOC129102026 gene encoding MOB kinase activator 1B, protein MSFLFGNRSSKTFKPKKNIPEGSHQYELLKHAEATLGSGNLRMAVMLPEGEDLNEWVAVNTVDFFNQINMLYGTITDFCTEESCPVMSAGPKYEYHWADGTNIKKPIKCSAPKYIDYLMTWVQDQLDDETLFPSKIGVPFKRNFMSVAKTILKRLFRVYAHIYHQHFDSVMQLQEEAHLNTSFKHFIFFVQEFNLIDRKELVPLQELIEKLTTKDR, encoded by the exons ATGAGCTTTCTTTT CGGAAACCGTTCATCCAAGACGTTCAAGCCCAAGAAGAATATCCCGGAGGGTTCTCACCAGTACGAGCTGTTGAAACATGCAGAGGCTACACTGGGAAGTGGAAACCTGCGCATGGCAGTCATGTTGCCCGAGGGTGAAGACTTAAATGAGTGGGTCGCAGTCAACA CTGTGGATTTCTTCAACCAGATCAACATGCTGTATGGCACCATCACAGATTTTTGCACAGAGGAAAGCTGCCCGGTCATGTCTGCTGGGCCTAA GTACGAGTACCATTGGGCCGATGGAACCAACATCAAGAAGCCCATCAAATGCTCCGCCCCCAAGTACATTGATTACCTCATGACCTGGGTGCAGGACCAGCTCGATGATGAGACACTTTTCCCCTCAAAGATCG GTGTCCCCTTTAAGCGAAACTTTATGTCCGTGGCGAAGACCATTCTGAAGCGCCTGTTCAGGGTCTACGCTCATATCTACCACCAGCACTTTGACTCTGTGATGCAGCTGCAAGAGGAGGCCCACCTCAACACGTCGTTCAAACACTTCATCTTTTTTGTTCAG gAGTTCAACCTCATCGACAGGAAAGAGCTGGTCCCACTTCAGGAGCTGATTGAAAAACTGACAACCAAGGATAGATAA